In uncultured Desulfobacter sp., one DNA window encodes the following:
- the ispE gene encoding 4-(cytidine 5'-diphospho)-2-C-methyl-D-erythritol kinase, which translates to MFFSPAKINLFLYVTGRRADGYHELYSLMAPLTLADRLEIVRSGNGIRAVCSHPDVPEGDGNLACRAAALFRAAMLDKKADPGFHDLTIHIEKKIPVCGGLGGGSSNAACVLLALNEYSENPFSIDELMRLGLTLGADVPFFIFQKPAFASGVGEKLIPCRQMPPLSVIVVNPGVPASTVNVFKKLEFGLTFVPSYNINPSSNALPFGMKLDGREILHNDLEESACNLYPEIRAAKKEMVLLLQRNVYMSGSGSSLFALYSDHDVAERDYEQLLKARTENMKFVFLTKIKIGSLGC; encoded by the coding sequence GTGTTCTTTTCTCCTGCTAAAATTAATTTGTTTTTGTATGTCACGGGCAGGCGGGCGGATGGTTATCATGAGCTGTATTCCCTGATGGCCCCTTTGACACTTGCCGACCGTCTGGAAATCGTCAGGTCGGGTAACGGCATCAGAGCGGTGTGCAGCCATCCGGATGTGCCGGAAGGCGATGGAAATCTGGCATGCAGAGCCGCAGCCCTTTTCAGGGCTGCTATGCTTGATAAAAAAGCAGATCCCGGGTTCCATGATCTGACCATTCATATTGAAAAAAAAATTCCTGTATGCGGTGGACTTGGCGGGGGCAGTTCAAATGCTGCCTGTGTACTGCTGGCTTTGAATGAGTACAGCGAAAATCCATTTTCCATAGATGAACTGATGCGTTTGGGCTTAACCCTGGGCGCAGATGTTCCTTTTTTTATCTTTCAAAAGCCGGCGTTCGCCTCCGGTGTGGGTGAAAAGCTCATTCCTTGTAGGCAGATGCCACCTCTGTCTGTGATTGTTGTTAATCCGGGGGTGCCTGCTTCAACAGTAAATGTTTTCAAAAAATTAGAATTTGGATTGACATTTGTTCCTTCATATAATATAAATCCGAGTTCGAATGCACTGCCATTCGGAATGAAACTTGATGGGAGGGAGATTTTGCATAACGATCTTGAAGAGTCGGCATGCAATTTATACCCTGAGATCAGGGCTGCAAAAAAAGAGATGGTGTTGTTGCTGCAAAGAAATGTATATATGTCTGGAAGTGGCTCGTCTCTTTTTGCTCTTTATTCGGACCACGATGTGGCCGAAAGGGATTATGAACAGCTTTTAAAGGCTCGAACGGAAAATATGAAATTTGTTTTCCTGACT
- a CDS encoding DUF1844 domain-containing protein, which translates to MAQGDGFVMNEGQTNGSAPESALPKIDFSSFILSLYSSGLVQLGTVEDPSTGKKTRDLAMAKHTIDMIAMLQEKTEGNLTDDEKNLLKALLSELRMAYVKAKA; encoded by the coding sequence ATGGCCCAGGGAGATGGATTTGTAATGAATGAGGGGCAAACCAATGGCTCAGCCCCTGAAAGCGCACTACCCAAAATAGATTTTTCAAGTTTTATTTTGTCGTTGTATTCATCCGGTCTTGTACAGCTTGGCACCGTGGAGGACCCCTCAACCGGGAAAAAAACAAGAGATTTGGCAATGGCCAAACACACCATTGATATGATTGCAATGCTTCAGGAGAAAACGGAAGGTAATTTGACCGATGATGAGAAAAATCTGCTTAAAGCCCTGCTCAGTGAGTTGCGCATGGCCTATGTGAAAGCTAAGGCCTGA
- the folD gene encoding bifunctional methylenetetrahydrofolate dehydrogenase/methenyltetrahydrofolate cyclohydrolase FolD: MTAEIISGTEIRKTILAEIKTDVEKMKAKHGKVPGLVTILVGSNPASVSYVTLKVKTALSVGFNEIQDDQPEDISEADLLALIDKYNNDPDIHGILVQLPLPKHIDDKKVINAINPDKDVDAFHPVNVGRLMIGGDEAKFLPCTPAGIQEMIARSGTQTSGAEVVVVGRSNIVGKPIAIMLAQKGACANATVTIVHTRTKNLAAHCKRADILVVAAGVPDLVKPEWIKPGATVIDVGVNRVGVNETTGKAILKGDVDFDAAKAIAGKITPVPGGVGPMTIAMLMKNTLRAAQYALED, translated from the coding sequence ATGACCGCGGAAATTATTAGCGGAACCGAGATTAGGAAGACTATTCTGGCTGAAATTAAGACTGATGTTGAAAAGATGAAGGCCAAACACGGCAAAGTGCCTGGCCTGGTGACCATTCTTGTGGGTAGCAATCCCGCGTCTGTCAGTTATGTCACTTTAAAGGTCAAAACAGCGTTGTCTGTTGGATTTAATGAAATCCAGGATGATCAGCCTGAAGATATCAGCGAAGCGGACCTATTGGCTTTAATTGATAAATACAACAATGATCCCGACATCCACGGCATCCTGGTTCAGTTGCCGCTGCCCAAACATATTGACGACAAAAAGGTGATTAATGCGATAAATCCGGACAAAGATGTGGATGCGTTTCACCCCGTGAATGTGGGCCGCCTGATGATCGGCGGTGATGAAGCAAAATTTTTGCCCTGTACCCCGGCCGGTATCCAGGAGATGATTGCTCGTTCCGGCACCCAGACAAGCGGGGCAGAGGTGGTTGTGGTCGGCCGTTCTAACATCGTTGGTAAACCCATCGCCATTATGCTGGCGCAAAAAGGTGCTTGTGCCAATGCCACCGTGACCATAGTGCATACAAGGACCAAAAATCTTGCCGCCCATTGCAAACGTGCAGATATCCTTGTTGTTGCTGCAGGCGTCCCGGATCTTGTAAAACCCGAATGGATTAAACCGGGTGCCACTGTTATTGACGTCGGTGTCAACCGTGTGGGTGTGAATGAAACCACCGGAAAAGCCATTCTCAAAGGTGACGTGGACTTTGATGCCGCCAAAGCAATTGCAGGGAAAATTACTCCTGTGCCGGGCGGCGTAGGGCCCATGACCATTGCCATGCTCATGAAAAATACCCTCAGGGCCGCTCAGTATGCCCTGGAAGATTAA
- a CDS encoding formate--tetrahydrofolate ligase translates to MALDPTKHADWEIAEDAEKRMLTIYKIGEKLGLTEDELLPHGHYIGKIDFMKVLNRLKDKPNGKYIDVTAITPTPLGEGKSTSAIGLVQGLGKLGKRVSAAIRQPSGGPTMNIKGSAAGGGLAQCIPLTPFSLGFTGDINAIMNAHNLAMVALTSRMQHERNYTDEQLERLSGMGRIDIDSTNIEMGWVMDFCCQALRNIIIGIDGVNGKFDGFMMKSKFGIAVSSEVMAILSLATDLKDMRERMGKIVVAYTKKGTPVTTEDLKVAGAMTAWMVDAMKPSLMQTLEGQPVIVHAAPFANIAIGQSSIIADKVGLKLADYHVTESGFGAGIGFEKFWNLKCRYSGLTPDCAVIVATIRALKCHGGAPVPVPGKPMPQAYGAENVGWVEKGCVNLIHHIRNVRKAGISPVVCINAFYTDTDAEIAKVRELVEAEGARVALSRHWEKGGAGAIEFAEAVVDACEEKTEFKFLYMLDMPLKQRIELIAKEVYGADGVDYSPVADRKLELLQADPDVTKMGVCMVKTHLSLSDNPGLKGAPKDWRLAIREVLIYRGAGFIVPVAGDISLMPGTCSNPAFKRIDVDVETGKVQGIF, encoded by the coding sequence ATGGCGTTGGATCCAACCAAACATGCGGATTGGGAAATTGCAGAAGATGCCGAAAAAAGAATGCTCACCATTTATAAAATTGGTGAAAAACTTGGACTAACCGAAGACGAATTGCTGCCACATGGGCATTACATTGGCAAAATTGATTTTATGAAAGTGCTTAACCGGCTGAAAGACAAGCCCAACGGAAAATACATTGATGTCACCGCCATTACCCCCACCCCCCTTGGTGAAGGCAAATCCACCTCTGCCATAGGGCTGGTGCAGGGCCTGGGGAAGTTGGGGAAACGTGTTTCCGCTGCCATTCGTCAGCCGTCAGGTGGTCCGACTATGAACATCAAGGGCTCTGCCGCCGGCGGCGGCCTGGCCCAGTGTATTCCTTTAACACCCTTTTCTTTAGGGTTTACCGGCGACATTAATGCCATCATGAACGCCCATAATCTGGCCATGGTTGCCCTGACGTCTCGTATGCAGCACGAAAGAAATTATACAGATGAGCAGTTGGAGCGCCTTTCGGGTATGGGGCGGATAGATATCGATTCCACCAACATTGAAATGGGCTGGGTGATGGATTTTTGCTGCCAGGCCCTGCGTAACATCATCATCGGTATTGACGGCGTAAACGGCAAGTTTGACGGGTTTATGATGAAATCCAAATTCGGTATTGCCGTTTCTTCAGAGGTTATGGCCATCCTTTCCCTGGCCACTGACCTTAAGGATATGCGTGAAAGAATGGGGAAAATCGTTGTGGCATACACCAAGAAGGGCACACCGGTTACCACCGAAGACTTAAAAGTTGCCGGGGCTATGACCGCCTGGATGGTTGATGCCATGAAGCCCTCTTTGATGCAGACCCTGGAAGGTCAGCCTGTGATTGTTCATGCCGCGCCTTTTGCCAATATTGCCATTGGTCAGAGCTCTATTATTGCAGACAAGGTTGGCTTGAAACTGGCAGATTATCACGTGACCGAATCGGGCTTTGGTGCCGGTATCGGGTTTGAAAAATTCTGGAACCTGAAATGCCGCTATTCGGGACTGACGCCTGACTGTGCCGTGATTGTTGCAACGATCCGTGCTTTGAAGTGTCACGGTGGTGCGCCTGTGCCTGTGCCGGGAAAGCCCATGCCCCAAGCGTACGGTGCTGAAAACGTTGGATGGGTTGAAAAAGGATGTGTGAATCTCATCCATCATATCCGCAACGTGCGCAAAGCCGGTATCTCTCCGGTTGTTTGCATCAATGCGTTTTATACCGATACCGACGCTGAAATCGCCAAGGTGCGTGAACTGGTCGAGGCTGAAGGTGCCCGGGTGGCTCTTTCCCGTCACTGGGAAAAAGGCGGTGCCGGCGCCATCGAATTTGCCGAGGCTGTTGTTGACGCATGTGAGGAAAAAACGGAATTTAAGTTCCTCTATATGCTGGATATGCCCCTTAAACAAAGGATCGAACTTATTGCCAAGGAGGTTTACGGTGCTGACGGCGTTGATTATTCGCCGGTTGCCGACAGGAAACTGGAACTGCTGCAGGCGGATCCGGACGTAACCAAGATGGGCGTGTGTATGGTGAAAACCCACCTGTCTTTGTCTGATAATCCTGGGCTTAAAGGGGCGCCTAAAGATTGGAGGCTGGCTATACGTGAAGTCCTGATTTACAGGGGTGCAGGGTTTATTGTTCCTGTTGCCGGCGACATCTCTTTGATGCCCGGAACTTGCTCCAACCCCGCCTTTAAACGCATTGATGTTGACGTTGAAACCGGTAAGGTTCAGGGGATATTTTAA